In Thermomicrobiales bacterium, one DNA window encodes the following:
- a CDS encoding VOC family protein, with product MYRDPQVNFYVRDVETSVRFYADLFGFVETFRTPESGPPAHVELRLGGLILGLASIEAAQKVHAIPAGEGPARAEVCLWTDDVDQSYAELLANGAQPMTAPHDFLEGRLRAAWVVDPDGNPVEIVAERKAE from the coding sequence GTGTACCGTGACCCACAAGTGAACTTCTACGTGCGTGATGTCGAGACGTCAGTGCGCTTCTACGCCGACCTGTTCGGCTTCGTCGAGACGTTCCGCACGCCGGAGTCGGGCCCGCCTGCGCACGTCGAGCTGCGCCTCGGTGGCCTGATCCTCGGCCTCGCCTCCATCGAGGCTGCGCAGAAGGTGCATGCAATCCCGGCCGGCGAAGGTCCGGCCCGTGCCGAGGTCTGTCTCTGGACGGACGACGTTGACCAGTCGTACGCAGAGTTGCTGGCCAACGGCGCGCAGCCGATGACCGCCCCGCACGACTTCCTCGAAGGCCGCCTCCGCGCCGCCTGGGTCGTCGATCCGGATGGCAACCCGGTAGAGATTGTGGCGGAGCGGAAGGCGGAGTGA